The following proteins are co-located in the Dehalococcoidia bacterium genome:
- a CDS encoding iron ABC transporter substrate-binding protein, producing the protein MSLSRVSLTALLALAVTTVAACASPTPAPTSASPAQSLAGQAITVYSGRAEELVGPIIEQFTKDTGIKANVRYGGTPELAAAILEEGRNSPADVYWAQDAGALGALAQKGVLARLPDSILNKVDKRFRSPKGEWVGITGRARVVAYNTRKLTEKDMPDSTLGFTDPEWKGRIGWAPTNGSFQAFVTAMRVVEGEAKTRQWLEGVKANQPKAYRNNTAVLLAVASGEVDVGFVNHYYLYAQLKEKGSSFPARNYYPRAGDVGGMVNVAGAGVLSTSKNTEAAQRFIDYMLLQKAQTFFAGDRPGDPYEYPLVSGVLMHSDLTPLSQIKTPNIDLSSLSDLEGTLKLLRAVGIL; encoded by the coding sequence TTGAGCCTATCCCGTGTATCTCTGACCGCGCTTCTCGCGCTGGCCGTCACGACAGTGGCCGCATGCGCCAGCCCGACCCCTGCGCCGACGAGCGCATCGCCCGCGCAGTCGCTGGCGGGGCAGGCCATCACCGTGTACTCCGGTCGCGCCGAGGAGCTGGTCGGTCCCATCATTGAGCAGTTCACCAAGGACACGGGCATCAAGGCGAACGTTCGCTACGGCGGCACGCCCGAACTGGCGGCCGCCATCCTGGAGGAGGGCAGGAACAGTCCCGCCGACGTGTACTGGGCGCAGGACGCTGGCGCGCTGGGCGCGCTCGCGCAGAAGGGCGTCCTTGCCAGGTTGCCGGACAGCATCTTGAATAAGGTGGACAAGCGGTTCCGCTCGCCGAAGGGCGAGTGGGTGGGCATCACAGGCCGCGCCCGCGTGGTGGCCTACAATACCAGGAAGCTCACGGAGAAGGACATGCCTGACTCCACGCTCGGTTTCACTGACCCGGAGTGGAAGGGGCGCATTGGCTGGGCGCCGACCAACGGCTCGTTCCAGGCCTTCGTCACGGCAATGCGGGTCGTGGAAGGCGAGGCGAAGACGCGTCAGTGGCTGGAGGGCGTCAAGGCCAATCAGCCCAAGGCCTACCGGAACAATACCGCCGTGCTGCTGGCGGTGGCGTCCGGTGAGGTGGATGTGGGCTTCGTCAATCACTACTATCTGTATGCTCAGCTCAAGGAGAAGGGGTCGTCGTTCCCGGCGCGGAACTATTACCCGCGGGCCGGTGACGTGGGCGGGATGGTGAACGTGGCGGGTGCCGGCGTCCTTTCGACCTCGAAGAACACGGAGGCAGCGCAGCGGTTCATCGACTATATGCTGTTGCAGAAGGCGCAGACGTTTTTCGCCGGTGACCGCCCTGGCGATCCGTACGAGTATCCGCTGGTCTCCGGCGTGCTGATGCATTCTGATCTGACGCCGCTCTCCCAGATCAAGACGCCCAACATCGACCTCAGTAGCTTGAGCGATCTGGAAGGGACTCTCAAACTCCTGCGTGCCGTGGGGATATTGTAA
- a CDS encoding metal-dependent transcriptional regulator — MQSERGKPVSGGAPTPTVEDYVAVIYGLVSDAKPVTASQIGRRLAVSLPTVGATLRRMERDGLVVFQEHRHIGLTPAGDRLAESMARRHRLVERLLTDILGLGWQDVHEEAHRLEHAVSPRVEARLSEVLKHPSTCPHGNPIPGNATPSPAPTLPLAHVPEGERVVVRRITEDAESQDKLMGFLARNKILPGCVLHVVEIASFNGTMLVRSDGGDVTIGLPAANEVWVERLGA; from the coding sequence ATGCAGTCAGAGAGAGGCAAGCCGGTGTCGGGAGGGGCTCCCACCCCTACCGTCGAGGACTACGTAGCCGTCATCTACGGCCTGGTCAGTGACGCCAAGCCTGTCACCGCCTCGCAGATAGGGCGGCGGCTCGCCGTCTCCCTGCCTACTGTCGGCGCGACGCTGCGCCGCATGGAACGCGACGGCCTTGTGGTGTTCCAGGAGCACCGTCACATAGGCCTCACGCCCGCGGGCGATCGCCTGGCCGAGTCCATGGCCAGGCGGCACCGTCTGGTGGAGCGGCTGCTGACGGACATCCTGGGCCTGGGCTGGCAGGACGTCCATGAGGAAGCCCATCGGCTGGAGCACGCCGTTTCCCCCCGCGTGGAGGCCCGGCTTTCGGAGGTGCTGAAGCACCCTTCGACGTGTCCTCACGGCAACCCCATTCCCGGCAACGCGACTCCGTCCCCCGCGCCGACCCTCCCGCTGGCCCATGTCCCGGAAGGGGAGCGAGTGGTGGTCCGGCGCATCACGGAGGACGCCGAGAGCCAGGATAAGCTCATGGGCTTTCTGGCGCGCAACAAGATACTGCCGGGCTGCGTGTTGCATGTGGTGGAAATCGCCAGCTTCAACGGGACCATGCTTGTCCGCAGCGATGGCGGGGACGTAACCATCGGTCTGCCCGCGGCCAACGAGGTCTGGGTGGAGCGCCTGGGCGCCTAG
- a CDS encoding DUF503 domain-containing protein: protein MHIGIGRIQLRLPENDSLKGKRHTLRSVIDRVKGRFNVSIAEVEDNDQWRLITLGVTCVSNDPRHANEMLSRVVDYIESSCGDAELLDYQVEIETAF, encoded by the coding sequence ATGCACATTGGTATAGGCCGTATCCAACTTCGCCTGCCCGAGAACGATTCGCTGAAGGGCAAGCGCCACACCCTTCGTTCCGTGATTGACCGGGTCAAGGGGCGTTTCAACGTTTCCATCGCGGAGGTGGAGGATAACGACCAGTGGCGCCTCATCACCCTCGGCGTCACCTGCGTCAGCAACGACCCGCGCCACGCCAACGAGATGCTCTCCCGCGTCGTGGACTATATTGAATCCAGCTGTGGTGACGCCGAGCTTCTGGACTACCAGGTGGAGATCGAGACGGCCTTCTAG
- a CDS encoding plastocyanin/azurin family copper-binding protein, with protein sequence MRLSSLKLLLLTTAIMALALGACAAPPAVTPTSAPVPSPTVAPAPATPTATPAPLPPTPIPPPPLPTATPVPAATATPRPTATPVPATTPTPVPTATPVPTATPTQVPRQILTPTPVPTATPTPGSVVNVEIGDFLFTPSNLTVPVGATVVWAQKGARVHTVTSAGSSQGAFNSGSLQPGGTFRYTFTSPGSFNYICLNHTIMTGLVTVTSGTPAPTPTPTPTPTPTPTPSGTTAAVLPRADVDVINFAFSPRSVTVAAGGTVTWTQRDSTSHTVTGPDWGSANLSPGQRFTVTLARPGKITYVCNNHISMNGEINVVAVATPSSSSTP encoded by the coding sequence ATGCGCCTGTCGTCACTGAAGCTTCTGCTGCTTACCACGGCGATCATGGCATTGGCTCTGGGGGCTTGCGCGGCCCCTCCTGCCGTCACGCCCACTTCCGCTCCCGTGCCCAGCCCCACGGTAGCGCCAGCTCCAGCGACGCCTACGGCAACTCCGGCGCCTCTGCCTCCCACGCCCATTCCTCCACCGCCGCTGCCCACAGCCACGCCGGTCCCGGCGGCAACCGCTACACCTCGTCCAACGGCGACTCCTGTCCCCGCGACAACGCCCACGCCGGTTCCCACGGCGACACCCGTGCCTACCGCGACGCCCACACAGGTCCCCCGCCAAATTCTCACGCCCACGCCTGTCCCCACGGCAACGCCCACTCCAGGCTCCGTGGTGAACGTGGAAATCGGCGACTTCCTGTTCACTCCCTCCAACCTGACTGTTCCGGTGGGCGCGACTGTGGTCTGGGCGCAAAAAGGTGCCAGGGTCCATACTGTGACCTCCGCCGGGTCGAGCCAGGGGGCGTTCAACTCAGGCAGCCTCCAGCCCGGAGGGACGTTCCGTTATACGTTTACGAGCCCCGGCAGCTTCAACTACATATGTTTGAATCATACAATCATGACGGGCCTGGTCACGGTCACGTCAGGCACGCCCGCGCCGACTCCCACGCCCACACCAACGCCAACACCCACGCCGACGCCAAGTGGGACTACCGCCGCAGTCCTGCCTCGCGCGGACGTGGACGTCATCAACTTCGCCTTCAGCCCTCGCAGCGTCACCGTGGCCGCCGGGGGAACCGTCACCTGGACGCAGAGGGACAGCACGAGTCACACGGTTACCGGCCCGGACTGGGGTTCCGCGAATCTGAGCCCGGGCCAGAGATTTACGGTGACACTCGCGCGTCCGGGCAAGATAACGTACGTCTGCAATAACCACATCTCCATGAACGGAGAGATCAACGTCGTCGCCGTCGCAACGCCGTCGTCCAGCTCGACCCCCTAG
- a CDS encoding zinc-ribbon domain containing protein: protein MALADKTLTCRECGASFAWTAGEQEFYQRRGLLNEPARCPQCRAQRRRTRGDQDQGARPMFPAVCAQCGAETQVPFQPRLGRPVYCSNCFSAVRGTGQPS from the coding sequence ATGGCTCTAGCGGACAAGACCCTCACGTGTCGGGAGTGCGGCGCGTCGTTCGCGTGGACGGCGGGCGAGCAGGAGTTCTATCAGCGGCGGGGCCTGCTTAACGAACCTGCTCGGTGTCCCCAGTGCCGGGCGCAACGCCGTCGTACACGGGGCGATCAGGACCAGGGGGCGCGGCCAATGTTCCCCGCGGTATGCGCGCAGTGCGGCGCGGAGACCCAGGTACCGTTCCAGCCCAGGCTGGGACGCCCGGTCTACTGCAGCAACTGCTTCTCAGCGGTCCGAGGCACCGGCCAGCCCAGCTAG
- the nusA gene encoding transcription termination factor NusA — protein MKSEFLIAITQLAAERNLPKEVVLGAVEAALVSAFKKELQAENQDITVRILPSSGDIKVYALRTVVEKVADPQREVTLAAAAKLKANAQLGDTVESEIPFHNAGRIAAQTAKQVVMQRLREAERDLVHAEYAQKQGEMLSGVVVRPDPRGIIMDLGRIEGILPPTEQVPSERYRNGERVKLFVLEVSKTPKGSQIILSRTHKNLIRRLFELEVPEIAQGKVEIKAIAREPGLRTKVAVAATRQQGIDPVGSCVGQRGLRIQNIVNELRGEKIDVVEWNRDVAVFISKALSPAQVLGVELTEAENTARVVVPDRQLSLAIGKEGQNARLAAKLTGWRIDIKSATEVEAARAQSAAQQAEATAAVLAAAPAAGEAAPAPAAEEAPVAPALIAAEAAPAAEETTAAPAPIAAEAATAAEEPAPAAAPQEAPTPGLLPEEIVWKIPEVVAAGKSKIRFAEDILGDRGKGKVPEKAREEDTAKAKTKKPKRARKPAHEEEEEYEGFIR, from the coding sequence ATGAAAAGCGAATTCCTGATAGCTATAACACAGCTCGCGGCGGAGAGGAACCTCCCCAAGGAGGTGGTCCTGGGTGCCGTGGAAGCTGCGCTGGTCTCTGCCTTCAAGAAGGAACTCCAGGCGGAGAACCAGGACATTACCGTCAGGATTCTGCCTTCCAGCGGGGACATTAAGGTCTACGCGCTCCGGACCGTGGTGGAAAAGGTGGCCGACCCGCAGCGGGAGGTCACATTGGCCGCCGCCGCAAAGCTGAAGGCAAACGCTCAGTTGGGCGACACAGTGGAGAGCGAGATCCCGTTCCACAACGCCGGACGCATCGCCGCGCAGACGGCCAAGCAAGTGGTCATGCAGCGCCTGCGTGAGGCGGAGCGCGACCTGGTGCACGCCGAGTATGCGCAAAAGCAGGGCGAAATGCTCTCTGGCGTCGTCGTCCGACCTGACCCGCGGGGCATCATCATGGACCTTGGACGCATCGAGGGCATCCTGCCCCCTACCGAGCAGGTGCCGTCCGAGCGATACCGCAACGGCGAGCGCGTGAAGCTCTTCGTCCTGGAGGTCAGCAAGACACCCAAAGGCTCACAGATCATCCTTTCCCGCACCCATAAGAACCTGATCCGCCGGCTCTTTGAGCTGGAGGTCCCCGAGATAGCTCAGGGAAAGGTGGAAATCAAGGCCATCGCGCGGGAGCCTGGGCTGCGGACCAAGGTGGCCGTTGCGGCGACGCGCCAGCAGGGCATTGACCCGGTAGGCTCATGCGTGGGCCAGCGGGGCCTGCGCATCCAGAACATCGTGAACGAGCTGCGCGGCGAGAAGATAGATGTGGTGGAGTGGAACCGCGACGTCGCCGTGTTTATCTCCAAGGCTCTGAGCCCGGCGCAGGTGCTGGGCGTGGAGCTTACGGAGGCCGAGAACACCGCCCGCGTGGTGGTGCCCGACCGGCAGCTTTCCCTAGCCATCGGCAAGGAGGGGCAGAACGCCCGGCTGGCGGCCAAGCTGACGGGATGGCGCATTGATATCAAGAGCGCCACGGAGGTGGAGGCCGCGCGCGCCCAGAGCGCCGCCCAGCAGGCCGAAGCCACGGCGGCTGTCCTGGCTGCGGCGCCCGCTGCGGGGGAGGCTGCGCCCGCTCCCGCGGCCGAGGAGGCGCCCGTCGCGCCCGCGCTCATCGCGGCAGAGGCTGCGCCTGCGGCTGAAGAGACGACCGCCGCGCCCGCTCCCATCGCGGCGGAGGCCGCGACCGCCGCGGAGGAGCCTGCGCCAGCAGCCGCTCCTCAAGAGGCCCCGACGCCCGGGTTGCTGCCAGAGGAGATCGTCTGGAAGATCCCGGAGGTCGTCGCCGCGGGCAAGAGCAAGATCCGCTTCGCCGAAGATATCCTGGGGGACCGCGGCAAGGGCAAGGTGCCGGAGAAGGCGCGCGAGGAAGACACGGCCAAAGCCAAGACCAAGAAACCCAAGAGGGCCCGAAAGCCCGCACATGAAGAAGAAGAAGAATACGAGGGGTTCATCCGATAG
- a CDS encoding YlxR family protein, with amino-acid sequence MAVSLAHVKPVPQRTCVSCRRTGEKRGLMRVVRTPQGTIEVDKTGKKLGRGAYVCGERDCWDKAVRQGRLEHSLRAKLTPEDKAPLLAFIETLAPAGGA; translated from the coding sequence ATGGCAGTTTCACTTGCGCATGTCAAGCCTGTCCCCCAGAGGACGTGCGTCTCATGCCGGCGAACCGGCGAGAAGCGGGGCCTGATGCGCGTGGTGCGGACACCCCAGGGGACGATAGAAGTGGATAAGACGGGCAAGAAGCTTGGCCGCGGCGCTTATGTCTGTGGAGAGCGTGACTGCTGGGACAAAGCGGTGCGTCAGGGTCGGCTAGAGCATTCCCTGCGCGCCAAGCTCACGCCCGAGGACAAGGCGCCGCTCTTGGCTTTCATTGAGACGTTGGCTCCGGCAGGAGGCGCTTAA